The DNA segment TAGGTTATACCAGGAATGTAATGTATCTGGTGCAAATACATCTAATTTTTTCAGTACTTCCATCGCAAATTCCAGAGGAGCTATTCCTGATGCAGTAACTAAATTCGCATCAGATACCGCAGATCCCACCTCATAGAACTTTTCTCCTTTATAGTTAGGACATACCATTTTAGTGTATTCTAAATTATTACTTGTATGCTTTCTAGTATCTAAGTATCCCATATTCGCAAGGGCCTCAGTTGCACCACAAATTGCAGCAACAATAGTGCCAAGCTTTAAAGGTTGGCCAATTCTTTCCAAGATAGGTTGATGAATTTCTTCACTCCAAGTAGTCCCTCCTGGTAAAATTAAAAGATCTTTACTATCAAGAGTACATTCATCAAGGGAAATATCTGGTTTTATGCTCAGTCCTCCCATAGTAGTAATCATTTCTTTATTAGCTCCTACTGTAATTACTTTTAAAGGTGCTAAATCTTTTTTGAAATATCTTCCTGAGTTTAGTTCAGCAATTAAATATCCATATTCCCAGTCCGACATTGTATTAAATACATATAGAAAAACTTTTTTTGTTTGCATCCAATAACACTCCAATCACAATTGATATAGCTATTATAATAAAACTTCCCTGACAGGTAACGTCAGGGAAGTTATCATACTTGATGAAATTTTATTAATTCCGACAGAACTTCAATAAGTCTTTTTTTAAGACTTATTGGCTCAATAACTTTAATAGATTTATTGTACGGTAAAAGTAAATAAGGTACATATGTATGTATCATATCTTTTTCAAGAAGAAAAACTGCTTGATTTGAAGTCCGTTCTTGTAAATAATGTCCTAAAAACCAATGTTGGCAAATATCAGCCAATACACTTTTATCCCCATAAATAACCAAAGAAATAATCCCTTCCTTATCTTCTATAGTAGGAAGAAGACTTTTTATAAAAAAGTCACGTGCTGAAAAATTTTCTGGCCGGTTAAACTTATTTTCGGTTAGCATTAGACTTTCAATTCGATCTACTCTAAAACTACGGATATCATTCCTAAGTTGACAAAATCCAATCACATACCACTTATTATTCCAAAAGATAATTCTGTACGGATCGACCAATCTATAATTTAATTGCTTTTCGCTACTTTTATGGTAAAGAATTTTTACTGAGTACCCGTCAGCAACGGCCTGCTCCAACTCCTTCAAAAAAGGTTCCATAGAGAGTGAACTTAATCGACTTATTACTTCAAGACTAGTTAAATGTTGGTTTATTTTTGTTTCCTGCTCTTGATTTGAGTATTTACTTAGTTTTGAAATGGCCCTATTTAGTGCTTCACCTCCATAATATCCGGCTTCTTCTGCAAAAACAGCAGCGTGAAATAGTGAAGTTTGCTCCTCAAAATCAAAAAAAAGAGGAGCCTCAATAAAATTGTTCAATAAAGTGTATCCACCGTTATGTCCTGGTTCTGAAATTATAGGTACGCCACTTGTTGAAATTGTATCAATATAACGATACACAGTCCTTATATTCATCTCTAACTTTTCTGAAATTTGTTTTGCAGTAATTTTTTCACCTGAACGAAGCATCCATAGAATTGCTAACATATTGTCAATTTTAGGCATATAATTCCACCACTATATAAAATTTATTATCTAATATATATTTCCGATTTTTGGTATAACTCATTAACTGTTCCTTTCCGATAGCTTTCTATAAAAATATGATCTCCAACTATATCATCTTGCCCGATAACGAACCAAGTTTCCTTCCAATCTCCGTTATTAGAGCCAACTAGTGATTGCTCTTCAATATCAACTCTGTAACCTGATTGTTCATTCTCTAGTTGTGAATTTGCAAAGATGGTAAAACCATTGTCAATGGAAATCTCTCTTTTTATTAATAAGTCTAACAACTTATACAATTCATTCATAAGGTCCTCCTACACAGTTTGCACCTATCCAGAAAAGAAAAACTTCTTTAACTAATCTGCACCGTTTCTACAATAAGGAATTCAACAAAAAAAGGCATTAATCCATCTTGGATCGATTCCCCTAACTCTCATTTGGAAACGATGTTTGGTATGTGTTTGTATAACTTAAAATTTTTACAATAAAGTCCATTAGCAGAAAACCATTTTTACGTCTTGCTAAATTAGTGCCATCGTTCAATAATTAATCTTCCTTTAAAATCGCAAAATCTTAGTGTCACGGAATTCTCCTTTAATTAACTTTCATTCTCGAGATTCATATTCACTTTCTTGTTTACCTTCAAGTAAAGCATAATAATGTGTTGATAGAGCATCAAGGTTATCAAAAATACCTTTAAATACTGCAAGATAGTTCTCCAAGTCCACTGTTACATTATCAAATGTATTGATATAGAACTGTGGTTCAAAATCATTGGTTAAAGAATAACGAGAAAATGTTATATCGTGAATGGTTTTAAAATTTCCCTTTTTTTCTATCGTTCGTTCGATTTTCCCATAAAGTTCATCAATGTACATCTCCAGACTACTTAACCTCTCGCGAAATGTTATTTGGTCACCTGAATTCAACTCATTTTCTAATTCAATTACTTTTATAAATAGCCCTTTTAAATTATGATTCGGTTCAAAAGTCTCATTCTTATTCAATAATAGATTTTGCTGCCAACAAATCGCCTTTAGATACACTTCAATGCTATGGTTCGTATTAAACAAAAGTGGAAAAATCAAAATATCGGCTTTTTTATCCCTATTATCTTTCAATATATCTTTTGCTAATAATAAAGCTGAGTCACTAAATCCTTTTGCAATAACGTTCATATTATGAGTAGGGTTGTACCTTTGAGTTCTCCAATTCATATAAGCATTTTTTTCAATTTCTCCATTGTATGAAAAAATGTCTTTCATTTAGTTATCCCTCCTTATCAATCTTCCACATTTTAACTATATCACCCATTCCAGAAAAAAAATCAAAATATCAGGAATTCTAGTGTCAAATGCTTTTATTCAACTATCCTGCTACATTTGTTAAATAAGGAATTCAACAAAAAAGGCGGTGAATCCTTATTAGATCACAGCACCCGTTTCTGAAAAATGCTTTATTTATTTACCTCTTTCAAAATTTCCTGTTGAAGTCTAAATATTTCCTGGTCTATTTCCATAAGAGCTTCGCTCAAAGCCCACCGCTTAGTATACATTTTCTCAAGTTCTGTTTCCTGTTTAGACACAGTTTTCAAACAGGTATCAATTTTAGGTTTTGAAGATGCTGAAACAAAAGAAGGGAATATGAAATTTAAGCAAGCCAGCACTACAATAAACGTGCGAAAATCCAAAGGTATCTCTCCTTTTAAGAAAGTTTACCTTTATCCTTTTGTATGATTTAATCACTTATACATCTTGAGCTAACCTGCCCGTTCGTATTATAAGGTTAACCAGATTAGTAAATATTTCTGGTTGACCATTTTTTATATGGTCTTATTATAACAGTAGCCAGGGTAGAACGTAACTGCCCGTGGGGCTTCGACCCCGTCAGCTAAACGGTTCGCCCCCTACTTGTAGAAACATGATTGAGGCTGGTTGGGACTTAGATCTCGTATAACAAGCGAAGCTGTGACACTGCATGGAGGATTTAGGGGTACTGGCAAATCACTAGTTTAGGAGGAGGATTTAGAATGAATCCAGTCGTTGGTCTGGATATTTCAAAAGGGGAAAGTCAGGTTCAAGCATTTTTAGATAAAGGCAAACCATATCGTAAGAGTTTTAAAGTGTCTCATACTGTTGAGGGGCTTAGTTATCTAGTAACATTTCTGGAGGATGTAAAAAAAGAATCTGGCAAGAAGCCTTCAATAATTTTAGAAGCTACGGGGCATTATCAAACACCAGTAGTTCATTACTTGGAAGAACGAGGTTATTTATTAATTATCATCAATCCATTGATTTCCTATAAGGCTAGATCATCAAGCTTAAGAAAAGTAAAGACAGATGCCATTGATGCTTATCTTCTCTGTGAGTTGTTTTATAAGGAGGAATTAGAGCCTTATAAAAAGCGTGGAGTCCAGTTATTAAACCTTCGCAACCTTACTAGGCAACATGAAAATATTACTGGTGTGATGATTCAAACAAAGCTTCAATTTCAGGCAGTGCTTGAACAAGTGTTTCCTGAATATAAAGGGGTTTTTGGAGATTTATATTCGGTGGTGTCACTTTTAACTCTTTCAGAGTTCCCTTCTTCTGAGGATATTTTGAATGCAAGCGAAGAAGTAATCACAGACAAGATAAATGTTCTTTGTAAGAGTCGATCAAGCAGGTGGGCAAAGGAAAAAGCGATTCAACTTAAAGCTGCGGCTTCACGTAATCATTTTGAAAAGACAGTCTATCAGAGTCATATTTTAAGCCTTGGTATGTATATTAAAATGATTCTTCAATACAAAGAGCATCTAGCAAAGTTAGAGTCAGAGATAGATGCCCTCGCTAAAGGTATTGAAGAATATAATATCATCAAATCTATTCCTGGTATTGGAGAAAAATCGCTGCAACGATTATTTCAGAGATTGGGGAGATAGATCGATTTAATGACCCTAAAAAGCTTGTAGCATTCGCTGGAGTTGATCCTAGTGTCTTTGAATCTGGTAAGTTTTCTGCCACCAAGAACCGAATTACTAAAAGAGGATCTAGTAGACTTAGACATGCCTTGTATATGGCTGTTCGTTGTGCCATTCGTGATTGTCGTAAAAAGAAAACAACGGATGAAATCATACCCCGCAATAAAAGAATGCGAGAATTTTACGATAAGAAACGTGATGAAGGTAAGCCTTTTAAAGTAGCTGTTATTGCCTGTGTAAACAAACTCTTACATTGGATATTTGCCCTTTTAAAGAACAGAACGGCTTTCCAAGATATAGATTAAAACCTATATCTAACTAAATAACACAAAACCTTCCAGATCAAAACAAACGGAAGGTTATTTGGCATGCTTATTTTTAGTATAGCATGATATATTTTAAGTTTTTAATGAAAAATATTGACAAACTATTAGCTGGTTTAGCTCAGCAAGAAAAATGACCGCCGTAGCGATCATTTGCCGAAATCTCATATGTAACTCCAGCCCCCTTTAGTTGAAGAACCATTTTTTCCGTGGTACCGGGTAATATTCGCCGGCTACAAGTTCCGAAGGTACGGTTTCTTCAATTCGTAAAAGGTCGTCTGAACTTAAGTTCAGGTCAACTGCGCTGAGTGAAACATGAAGTTGTGACTGTGTTCTTGCACCAATCAATGGGATAACATCCTTTCCTTTGGATAAAACCCATGCGATGGCAATCTGTGCGATGGTTGCTTGCTTTTCTTCAGCAATTTCACGCAATGCCTCTACAAGGGCTAAATTCTTTTCAATATTTTCCTTGGTAAACCGCGGACCATTACTGCGTTTATCATCCAAACCTAGAACCCGATCTTTTGACCATGTACCGCTCAATAAACCTCTTGAGAGAACACCATAAGCCGAAAGCGAAATACCTAATTCCCGTAGAGTTGGCAAGATATTTGATTCGATGCTCCGATTAAATAGTGAGTATTCCATTTGCAGCCAACTAATAGGATGTACAGCGTGTGCGCGACGAATTGTATCTACTCCTACTTCAGAAAGACCAATGTAACGCACATATCCCTTCTTTACCATATCAGCAATTGCACCAACCGTTTCTTCAATTGGTACGTTTGGATCGATGCAGGCTGTGCCTGGTTGATAAAGATCGATGTATTCAACACCTAGGCGCAGTAGGGTATCCTCAAGGAAATTCTTTACTGTATGAGGGTGGTTATCACTCTTTCGATGACTCTTGCCCTGAGAGTGGAGCTTGCCATCGAATTTTACTGAAATGAACGCATTTTCCCGTTGGATGCCTTGGAATGCTTCACGGAGAAGTAATTCATTGTGTCCATCGCCATAGAAATCTCCTGTATCAAAGAGTGTAATGCCTTCCTCAAGTGCTGCGTGGATTGTTGCAATACTTTCGCTTCGTTCAGCATTACCATATAGCCATGACATCCCCATACAACCTAGACCAATCTCAGAAACCAGTGGACCGTTATGACCAAGTGCTCGTTTTTTCATTGACACATTTCCCCCTCGGCAGTCTCAGTGATCCAATCTGTAACCAATTTCGTTCTGAAATCCCGCCCCTAATAGCATATCGAATAATAACAATAGAACAACTAAACCAACAAAAGACATAAAATATTGAAAGAGGACAATCCCTATTACATATTAATTCTTCATAAATATTCACTACTTTAACATTACCATAAATCGGTAAAAAAGCGGGAGATATTTAAAGCTTCTTGTTGAGCTAGTCGAGTAAAAGGGAACCTCTCTACCTTACGGTAGATTGTGTTCTCCCCCCTCACAGAACCGTGCTTGCACTATTAATGCACACGGCTCCTCCTAGTCATCATTTACAGAATATAGCTTATCTCTTTTCTTAAATCATAAATATTCACTTTGATTCTTGGTGAAGGTAGTGGATATTTATTAAGGAAGAGCCTAAATTTATCCCATGTAAAGGACTTCCTTTGGCTTCTTCTGTTTAGCTATTTAAATAGTAAATACTCGATTTTCTCTTTGAAGTTGTTAACAGTTTGGGTATTATCTGTGATGCAATAATAGTTGTAATAACCTATAAGTGAGCGTTTAAATCTATCCATAATTGTATGAATATCTTTATTTCTATTAGTCTTCAGCCATTCTTTAGATTCTCTTAGTTTGCTTTGGACTTTCTTCCTGCTAGATTTTCGTTTTACTCGAAATTTCCCTTGTTTGCTTTTCCCGCAATAGTGGGTAAACCCTAGGAAATCAAAGGTAGCTGGTTTACTGTTCCCCTCTCGCCTTGCATTATTTTCTGCGAACCGACCGAAGGGAATTATTTTAGTTTTATCCTCAGCTATTTCCAGGTTAAATTTCTTTAATCTCGCTTTTAATGAATGGAAGAATTGCTCGGCTTCACTTTTATTCTGAAAACAACAAACAAAATCATCTGCGTATCTTACTATATATGCCTGGCCTTTACATTGTTTCCTAACCACTTTCTCAAACCATAAGTCCAGAACATAATGGAGATAAACATTGGCTAATATCGGAGATATTACTCCACCTTGCGGTGTACCATTATCTGTCTTGTACTTCTTCCCTTCTTCCATGTATCCACCTTTAAGAAACCTGCTGATTATTATCAGAAGGTTAGGGTCAGCGATTCGAAGTTTTAAGAATTCTATCATCCATTTGTGGTCCACGTTGTCAAAGAAACCTTTGATATCCACATCCACTACATAACTTACTGACCTCTTTTCAATATAATAGTTCAGTATTTTCAGCGCATCATGGCAGTTTCGATTAGGGCGGAACCCAAATGAACAATCTAGGAAATCATTTTCATAAATGGTATTTAGTATTTTGGTAATACCCTTTTGTACAATTTTATCCTCATGTTCAGGTATCCCCAAAGGTCTTTTCTTGTTTGAATTGAGTTTTGGGATATACATTCTTCTTACTGGAACAGGTCGATAACTTTTGCTTTTATGCCTACTTACTAAATCCTTTATGTTTTCTTCCATGTGTTCGCTATATTGTTCTTTAGTCGTTCCGTTAACACCAGTCGCCTTTTTATTAGATAGTTCATGATGACACTGTGTTAGCGATTGCTCATTTAATAAGTGTGCAAGTGATGTGAATTTCATTTTAGGATCAGATTTTGCTAATTCTGCTATCCTTAGTAGTTTTGTTTCCATTTATTATACTTACCTCTGTGTGTAGTAAATGTGTCCCTAGTAAGAGTGATAACTGGTAGCTAGCCTTTCCTCCATCGGCATTACCCAACTTCATAGGTACTACGCTGCTATCCGACTCCCTACACGGCATTTGGTTTCCTTGCTTGTTATCGCTTGTACACCATACTCTTCAATAAAATAGAAAAGACCGGTAGGGTCTCCCTAGTTGCCGTATCATATCAATGTGTAACGTGCCAAGGTCTCTGACTCCAGAGAGGTTTTATCCTTCTTGCCTTTGACGAAGGATAAAATGTTGCTTTCTACACGCAGGTAAGGCATCAGCCCTCTCGGTTTACTAACGTTTATGGAGCTCAATCCCTTCAACCATTTGGCTTTCGGCCCGCTACCTAACTGTCTACGCTTAAAGACTAGAGTTACCTATAGTCCTCCAAGACTCGCTACGAGCGAATGGCTAGTTCTTACTCGGCGGGAATCCCACCCGCTATATGATACGACCTATGCTCGGCCGCACACCTGCCCCTTTACTTGAATAACGATAATGAAAAAGGACTGTGAAACAGCAGTCCAATTGTTGATTTACTAAAGCCACCACGTTACTTTAAGTGCAACTCATCTCAATCTCCTACTAAATTTTGAATGAAGTTTTCTTGTTAACTCACTAGAAAAGTGGGCATTATATATATGCAAATTATTAATTTTAAGGAGTGATAATATGGCTGATATGAAAATAAATGTGAATGCTTTTTGGGATGGTGGGGTTACAGGAAATGGCACACTTAAAGCGGAGTACCTTGATACAAAAATCGCTATTCCTACATCCTTAGGAGGTAGTGGTAACGGAGCAAATCCAAAAGAGGTTCTCGTTGCCTCTGTAACGACGTGTTATACAGCAACACTTACTTTTGTACTCGAAAGCAGAAAACTGCCTGTGGCGGAACTTACAGTGAACTCTGAGGCAAATATATCTGATAATGAGTTTAAAATTACCCATTATCCTAACATCGTATTATCTGCTGAAGCAACTGAAGAACAGATTCAATCTGCACAAAGAGCGACAGAAGCAGCAGATAAAGGGTGTGATGTCGGCAATATATTGAAAAAAGCAGATGTTAAAATTGAAGTTCAAGCCAAAGTTACTTCCAAATGATATTATTTATCCAAAGATGTAAAACTTCATTTCTTAGACCTACAAATTAATACGGGTCTTTTAAAAATCTCTATTTTCTTATTAAGGTAAAGGTGGCGAAACTGCTGCCTTTTTTAGTGTTGAAAAACTAATACATTAAACAAATCCTCAAAAAAGCCCTTGTTCCACTATCCTGCCACGTTACTTCAACAAGAAAAAATGACCGCCGCAGCGATCATCATCCTTAACAAAAGCACCCGTTACTTTAAGTACGATACTTCACAAACTTACTCAACGAAAAAGGCAATGTCCATTAAACATCGCCAAAATACTTCTATAATATATTAATCTTCTGTTCCTAATACATCTGTATTTGGGGGCTCATAACCCATCTGACGGAGCATTGCTACTATTTGTCCCTTGTGATGAAACTCGTGAGTGATGGTGTGTATTAGCAATTTACAAGGAGTAATAGATAATAGTTCAGGTGCTTCTCTCCAAGGGATTTCTCTCTCAATTAGCATGTTTAAATTTTGTCCATGTAGTTCTAATAATTCATTTACTATTGAATCCACTTGTTCAAATCGTGCTATTATTTGCTCTAAACTGAGATTTTGTAATTCTTCCCTTGGAGTAAGTGGTTTTTTCGTCTTCAATAAAACAAATGAGCCAAGCCATGCAACATAGCAATCAGCTATGTGAACCAATGTGTCTCTTACACTTTCCCAACCGAATCCATTTGTATGTGTAAAATAATTAGGATCTAATTTCCCACAAAAATCTAACAGAGTTCCTCTAGTCTGTCGAACCCATCCATATTCTTGTTGAAGCATCCAAACACCCACCTTTAACAGATATAACTACTTATTCTATACATGTATAGAATAAACCTTTCTTTACTGACTAAAAAAGGATCGCCGCAGAAATCCCTTCTTAAACTCAAGCACCCGAAAGTTTAAGTGCAATTCTTCACAATTTGCATTGTCCTTCTACTCTCAAATCTCTCTAACGTATTCAAGAAACAAGGATTGTTCAACATCACCTTCTTCCACTGGAACGGGATTCTGTTCTTCAGGCAAAAAAATTTTAAGAGAGAAACCCGAAACTTGAAGTGTTCAGTTCAGCAAGCGAAAAAATACTGTATTTACAAGGGTTTTTCCCTGTGTTTTACTTGAGTTAAAATCCCTATAGAATGGAGTTTTTACCATGCCATCTTATCAGCCAATGGCGATTGCCTTACCGTGTTTAGGTCCATCTGACTTGGAATCCTATTTACAAAAAGCAACAGAAGAATTTGTTCAACTCAAAACAAATGCAACGGGCGGTAGGGAAAATGTTGTGATTACCATCTCCGACTGGAATATAGACGATTATGAGCAATTATCGCCCTCTCACTCCGACTTTGAACTTCCTATTCAGTTGAAAGTTGAATTTATGGATGACCACTTTGACTTCAAAGGCAATAAAAACCGAGTGGATATGGGTATTGTACTCCGTGGACTTGAAAGTTTCACTTTGGAGCCATCAAACATGATAACCTATCAGATTTTCAAAGTAGAAGCCACTCCTCACGTCCTTTCCGATAAAAGGGACTACAAACACCTTCTCTTGAAATGGATGGAATATTTGAGTTCCCGTAAATTGGGTTCCTATAGTGAATAATGTTTACAAAACACTCCTACAACTGTTTTCCCTCTCCCCTTATTGGAAGCCAGTCAGTTTCGAAAACTTCGGTAACATCGGAGTATGTAAAATAGAGAAAACATGGGGGTTTTATAAGTGAATATTGACTATTCAGGTTGGAGACATTTAAAGGAAATGATGGAAGGTTATGAAGACGAATATGTCTGTACCAGTGGTATAGCAACTGTCCCTGTGGATAAAATTGTGGGTCTAACTTACGAAACAGGATTAAGACAAGAACGACTTGATAAAATAGAAAAATCGATAAAAGCTAACGGATATGACCCGAAGCGGTTTGGTAATGACATAGACTTAATTTTATTTCCTAATGGGGAATATTGTGTTCAAAGTAATGGTAACCATAGAACATACTTTGCAAAAAAAACTGGAATGAAAACTGTTGAGGCTAATGTTGACGTTATAGTTCCGAAATCTTCACTTTCCCAGAACCAAATTAATAGTATTGAGTCGTTGGGTGATTTTTGGAAACGTAGTGATAAGTTAATTGAAATTGCAAAGGAACTTGGTTTGATTCCTTAAGGAAAAAGCTCCTCCACTTTGTTTTAAAAGTGTAAAGGGGCTTTTTCTGTTTATATTCAGAACCTTCTCAAAAATTGGTGAAGTACAATTTCGCTTGTTATATTAGAAATCCTT comes from the Neobacillus sp. PS2-9 genome and includes:
- a CDS encoding OsmC family protein, whose amino-acid sequence is MADMKINVNAFWDGGVTGNGTLKAEYLDTKIAIPTSLGGSGNGANPKEVLVASVTTCYTATLTFVLESRKLPVAELTVNSEANISDNEFKITHYPNIVLSAEATEEQIQSAQRATEAADKGCDVGNILKKADVKIEVQAKVTSK
- a CDS encoding YafY family protein encodes the protein MPKIDNMLAILWMLRSGEKITAKQISEKLEMNIRTVYRYIDTISTSGVPIISEPGHNGGYTLLNNFIEAPLFFDFEEQTSLFHAAVFAEEAGYYGGEALNRAISKLSKYSNQEQETKINQHLTSLEVISRLSSLSMEPFLKELEQAVADGYSVKILYHKSSEKQLNYRLVDPYRIIFWNNKWYVIGFCQLRNDIRSFRVDRIESLMLTENKFNRPENFSARDFFIKSLLPTIEDKEGIISLVIYGDKSVLADICQHWFLGHYLQERTSNQAVFLLEKDMIHTYVPYLLLPYNKSIKVIEPISLKKRLIEVLSELIKFHQV
- a CDS encoding DinB family protein encodes the protein MLQQEYGWVRQTRGTLLDFCGKLDPNYFTHTNGFGWESVRDTLVHIADCYVAWLGSFVLLKTKKPLTPREELQNLSLEQIIARFEQVDSIVNELLELHGQNLNMLIEREIPWREAPELLSITPCKLLIHTITHEFHHKGQIVAMLRQMGYEPPNTDVLGTED
- the ltrA gene encoding group II intron reverse transcriptase/maturase translates to METKLLRIAELAKSDPKMKFTSLAHLLNEQSLTQCHHELSNKKATGVNGTTKEQYSEHMEENIKDLVSRHKSKSYRPVPVRRMYIPKLNSNKKRPLGIPEHEDKIVQKGITKILNTIYENDFLDCSFGFRPNRNCHDALKILNYYIEKRSVSYVVDVDIKGFFDNVDHKWMIEFLKLRIADPNLLIIISRFLKGGYMEEGKKYKTDNGTPQGGVISPILANVYLHYVLDLWFEKVVRKQCKGQAYIVRYADDFVCCFQNKSEAEQFFHSLKARLKKFNLEIAEDKTKIIPFGRFAENNARREGNSKPATFDFLGFTHYCGKSKQGKFRVKRKSSRKKVQSKLRESKEWLKTNRNKDIHTIMDRFKRSLIGYYNYYCITDNTQTVNNFKEKIEYLLFK
- a CDS encoding type 1 glutamine amidotransferase family protein, whose protein sequence is MQTKKVFLYVFNTMSDWEYGYLIAELNSGRYFKKDLAPLKVITVGANKEMITTMGGLSIKPDISLDECTLDSKDLLILPGGTTWSEEIHQPILERIGQPLKLGTIVAAICGATEALANMGYLDTRKHTSNNLEYTKMVCPNYKGEKFYEVGSAVSDANLVTASGIAPLEFAMEVLKKLDVFAPDTLHSWYNLNKTHKSEYYFQLMNSINS
- a CDS encoding aldo/keto reductase, which codes for MKKRALGHNGPLVSEIGLGCMGMSWLYGNAERSESIATIHAALEEGITLFDTGDFYGDGHNELLLREAFQGIQRENAFISVKFDGKLHSQGKSHRKSDNHPHTVKNFLEDTLLRLGVEYIDLYQPGTACIDPNVPIEETVGAIADMVKKGYVRYIGLSEVGVDTIRRAHAVHPISWLQMEYSLFNRSIESNILPTLRELGISLSAYGVLSRGLLSGTWSKDRVLGLDDKRSNGPRFTKENIEKNLALVEALREIAEEKQATIAQIAIAWVLSKGKDVIPLIGARTQSQLHVSLSAVDLNLSSDDLLRIEETVPSELVAGEYYPVPRKKWFFN